In Fimbriiglobus ruber, a genomic segment contains:
- a CDS encoding PVC-type heme-binding CxxCH protein: MRRLFPGLTPLFLLLLATPALAQKEFGFDNRKPSGQPYLTPEETVKRFKVAPEFEVKLFAGEPQVINPVAFTIDERGRVWVVECFEYPSRTPKGKAPRDRIVILEDTDGDGVCDKRTVFAEGKDFPVPEERKKAGLGAFDLASGIEVGNGGVYVGAPPYLWFIENKNDKPGKYETLLSGFGSQDTHEMLNTFQWGPDGWLYGLHGVFTLSAVKPLDGPETRMNAAVWRYHPQRKTFEIFAEGTSNPWGMDWRNTDGQFILACCVIPHLFHIVPGGVYKRQAGAHSNPYAYGQINEICDHTFHKESGWAHAGLISLDAPHIPEKYRNSVIFGSIHGCSVKQNILKPNGSTYTASRGDDFLVSGDKNVRPINMKWGPLGDIYLIDWHDQNPCHQAAADSWDYERGRVYRIQLKGTQTKKAKDIGNATSKELAEYLKSDNPYEFRTSLRLTNERVQERESLKSSLGQDEGFTVQKEFKPLPAYARPLCLTTLPALTVRSALIDRAVLSGRWFLASEENFRRVWEGFDRYKSEEAWALTIRRWADEAENDLDALRFLCEKSGVRNIPQIARREFASAAIRLAGTLEAGNLIGAEEVGDLIHNLMAYKEDASDPVIPHLVWIAYEKVLVKKAKKADEIEAEFAWLTKKAVDNPFVRDQIVPKVMRRFVATGRPADLARCLKFVADVKDVDTREKALGGLVVALNNQTVAPPDGSGSFLAELRQDARLVPLVNKLAVNFRDPAALNRAYDVARDAQSPPDARAEAVRQVVLLRHPEALALIGKIVRENGDLKVRAEAARQLAAIDSPKVGEETVRDWAQFPKPIRGDLVNSLASRKEWARALLRAMADKKIERTEVTDNTILRIQAFNDKDLNALIEKAWGRTRPTPKELDALIARMRGELAAGPASFARGKVVFDNQCAKCHKFDGRGADVGPPLDGAARDVEYILANVIDPNRVIGAPYFLRTVTTVDGRVEQGLLAEEDDQSVTLKVEQSVLKKFAKKDLDGPVKVQEKSMMPEGLTAGMSVQDFRDLVCYVMAHPYVTVAAVDGKPATASVTGRIALPVHEEISEMVIEAEVTAAGPVKTQLLVGAPWAFAVKIDGKEVGRGKTDKPAVPNEFAFPVELTNGPHKVTITAKYKSTNAAAYVRFQDPERKLSYPAAK, encoded by the coding sequence ATGCGCCGCCTCTTCCCCGGCCTCACGCCGCTTTTCCTTCTCCTCCTCGCGACACCCGCCCTGGCTCAGAAGGAGTTCGGGTTCGACAACCGCAAGCCGTCCGGGCAACCGTACCTGACGCCAGAGGAAACGGTCAAGCGGTTCAAGGTCGCGCCCGAGTTCGAGGTGAAACTGTTCGCGGGCGAGCCGCAGGTGATTAACCCGGTCGCGTTCACCATCGACGAGAGGGGTCGCGTGTGGGTCGTCGAGTGCTTTGAATACCCGAGCCGGACGCCCAAGGGGAAGGCTCCGCGGGACCGGATCGTGATCCTCGAGGACACGGACGGCGATGGCGTCTGCGACAAGCGGACCGTGTTCGCCGAGGGGAAAGACTTCCCCGTTCCCGAGGAGCGGAAGAAAGCGGGCCTGGGCGCGTTCGACCTGGCGAGCGGGATCGAGGTCGGGAACGGCGGGGTGTACGTCGGGGCGCCGCCGTACCTCTGGTTCATCGAGAACAAGAACGACAAGCCGGGCAAGTACGAGACGCTCCTCAGCGGGTTCGGCAGCCAGGACACGCACGAGATGCTGAACACGTTCCAGTGGGGTCCGGACGGCTGGCTGTACGGGTTGCACGGCGTCTTCACGCTGTCGGCCGTCAAGCCGCTCGATGGGCCGGAAACCCGCATGAACGCGGCCGTCTGGCGGTACCACCCGCAACGAAAGACGTTCGAGATCTTCGCCGAGGGCACGTCGAACCCGTGGGGCATGGATTGGCGGAACACGGACGGCCAGTTCATCCTCGCCTGCTGCGTGATCCCGCACCTGTTCCACATCGTCCCGGGCGGAGTCTACAAGCGGCAAGCCGGCGCGCATTCCAACCCCTACGCCTACGGCCAGATCAACGAGATTTGTGACCACACGTTCCACAAGGAATCCGGCTGGGCCCACGCCGGCCTCATCAGCCTGGACGCCCCGCACATCCCCGAAAAGTACCGCAACAGCGTGATCTTCGGCAGCATCCACGGCTGCAGCGTCAAGCAGAACATCCTGAAGCCGAACGGCAGCACGTACACCGCCAGCCGCGGCGACGACTTCCTGGTCAGCGGTGACAAGAACGTCCGGCCGATCAACATGAAGTGGGGGCCGCTCGGCGACATCTACCTGATCGACTGGCACGACCAGAACCCCTGCCACCAGGCCGCGGCCGATAGCTGGGACTACGAGCGGGGGCGGGTGTACCGGATTCAGCTGAAAGGGACGCAGACGAAGAAGGCGAAGGACATCGGCAACGCGACATCGAAGGAACTCGCCGAGTATTTGAAGAGCGACAACCCGTATGAGTTCCGAACCTCGCTTCGACTAACAAACGAACGGGTCCAGGAACGCGAATCGCTCAAGTCATCACTTGGCCAAGATGAGGGATTCACCGTCCAGAAGGAGTTCAAACCGCTGCCGGCCTACGCGCGGCCGCTATGCTTGACGACGTTGCCCGCGTTGACGGTCCGCTCAGCGTTGATCGATCGAGCGGTATTGAGTGGACGTTGGTTCTTGGCGAGTGAAGAAAACTTTCGGAGGGTATGGGAGGGCTTCGACCGGTACAAGTCGGAAGAGGCGTGGGCGTTGACTATCCGCCGTTGGGCGGATGAGGCGGAGAATGACTTGGATGCGTTGAGATTTCTTTGCGAAAAATCCGGGGTTCGCAACATCCCGCAGATCGCCCGCCGGGAATTCGCCTCGGCCGCCATACGCCTCGCGGGGACGTTAGAGGCCGGTAACCTCATCGGGGCCGAAGAGGTCGGCGACCTGATCCACAATCTGATGGCATACAAAGAGGATGCTTCCGACCCCGTCATTCCTCACCTTGTTTGGATTGCGTACGAGAAGGTTCTCGTGAAGAAGGCGAAAAAGGCGGACGAAATCGAGGCGGAGTTCGCCTGGTTGACCAAGAAAGCCGTGGACAATCCGTTCGTCCGCGACCAGATCGTTCCGAAAGTGATGCGGCGGTTCGTTGCGACCGGTCGGCCGGCCGACCTCGCGCGCTGCTTGAAGTTCGTGGCCGATGTCAAGGACGTGGACACGCGCGAGAAGGCACTCGGCGGGTTGGTTGTCGCACTTAACAACCAGACTGTTGCCCCACCCGACGGGAGTGGCTCGTTCTTGGCCGAATTGCGACAAGACGCCCGTCTCGTGCCGCTCGTGAACAAGTTGGCCGTCAACTTCCGCGACCCTGCCGCCCTCAATCGCGCGTATGACGTAGCCCGCGATGCTCAGTCACCCCCAGACGCGAGGGCCGAGGCAGTTCGTCAGGTCGTGTTATTGAGACACCCAGAAGCACTCGCCTTGATCGGAAAGATCGTCCGCGAAAATGGCGACCTCAAGGTCCGCGCCGAGGCTGCCCGGCAACTGGCCGCGATCGACAGCCCGAAGGTCGGCGAGGAGACGGTCCGCGACTGGGCGCAGTTCCCCAAGCCGATCCGCGGCGATCTGGTCAACAGCCTCGCGTCGCGGAAGGAGTGGGCACGGGCGCTGCTCCGGGCGATGGCTGACAAGAAGATCGAGCGGACCGAAGTGACCGACAACACGATCCTCCGCATCCAGGCGTTCAACGACAAGGACTTGAACGCGCTCATCGAGAAGGCGTGGGGGCGGACGCGGCCGACGCCGAAGGAACTGGACGCGCTGATCGCCAGGATGCGCGGCGAACTGGCCGCCGGCCCGGCGTCGTTCGCCCGGGGCAAGGTCGTGTTCGACAACCAGTGCGCCAAGTGCCACAAGTTCGACGGCCGCGGGGCCGACGTCGGTCCGCCGCTCGACGGGGCCGCCCGGGACGTCGAGTACATCCTGGCGAACGTGATCGACCCGAACCGTGTGATCGGCGCGCCGTACTTCCTGCGGACAGTGACGACGGTCGACGGCCGCGTCGAGCAGGGCTTGCTCGCCGAGGAAGACGACCAGTCCGTGACGCTCAAGGTCGAGCAGAGCGTGCTGAAGAAGTTCGCCAAGAAGGATCTCGACGGCCCCGTGAAAGTGCAAGAGAAGTCGATGATGCCCGAGGGCCTGACGGCCGGCATGTCCGTTCAGGACTTCCGCGACCTCGTCTGCTACGTCATGGCTCACCCGTACGTGACGGTGGCGGCGGTCGACGGCAAACCGGCGACCGCCAGCGTGACGGGACGAATCGCGCTGCCGGTCCACGAAGAGATCAGCGAGATGGTCATTGAGGCAGAGGTGACGGCGGCCGGCCCGGTGAAAACACAACTCCTGGTCGGGGCGCCGTGGGCGTTCGCGGTCAAGATCGACGGGAAGGAAGTCGGGCGGGGGAAGACGGACAAGCCGGCCGTGCCGAACGAATTCGCGTTCCCGGTGGAGCTGACAAACGGCCCGCACAAAGTCACGATCACGGCCAAGTATAAGAGTACCAACGCGGCGGCTTACGTCCGGTTCCAGGACCCGGAGCGGAAGCTGAGTTACCCAGCCGCGAAGTAG
- a CDS encoding HEAT repeat domain-containing protein: MTRWMWTGAVAVGLTWSGSAPGQVPGPAARPAQVAPDGSQADVSVTTHTPGQTERRLRVLRVTTENGEPVAEVQDVGGGPVEKIPVRDLLGKSEPSGDLPISHKTEWHEAPCPPAGHTTAAQAEIGSAPPALSAPRRIIFPENPLVKLATRIGEQSPPTLDPPPAKTIVVAAVDSTPPAAPGGPAEPGRLVFADQPLVVPQTIVPPNPPAPPVPAANTPGSRPDLPAVDAKGWPVLTAQAPATSADGKATPAPRNPWQGIPSPAEIRALTKPSASTTSNPIPKPPVNARVINAQYLVTRPEAGGQIIPVRAVAAAPPAPAPGSFEAQPTLVKYLTAEYTRVAGPYMQPSAAQLAAQPTQAKCSVQNVSPAPGSFEAQPTLVKYLTAEYTRAAGPYLQPSAAQLTQAKCSVQNVSPAPGSFEAQPTLVKYLAGGTAQPMPAGSRVSGNAPGPARDNYAAAFAAQPTLLKSWSQLFSRSPATSSTSVPVVGGTQTPPRAMPAPAAPMPMPPVATAPQPPAPMPATITPRPAPQATIPPPDIPPATLPPDAPTELPPIDAVKPAPAEPKKPKAGPKKEPPDTIPPAVGVIAPAGASYAAAARPSQRLRYLTVGGARPMDVAHAATRVSVEPPDTILRVALGAMSSPMVDEVGPFATELFTALRPTIRERAATALAEGRYGWKPEIKALLAKAAQTDPAPTVRAHCIHALSKLGYHETKYLEYLEESAVKDEQMVRQASHLALAKLEN, translated from the coding sequence ATGACACGATGGATGTGGACGGGCGCGGTCGCCGTGGGGCTGACGTGGTCCGGGTCGGCCCCCGGGCAAGTTCCGGGGCCGGCCGCGCGGCCGGCACAGGTTGCGCCGGACGGTTCCCAGGCGGACGTGTCTGTCACCACGCACACGCCGGGACAGACCGAGCGACGCCTGCGGGTGCTGCGCGTGACCACGGAAAACGGGGAGCCGGTAGCCGAAGTTCAGGACGTCGGTGGTGGCCCGGTTGAAAAGATTCCGGTCCGGGATTTACTCGGTAAAAGTGAACCGAGCGGTGACCTCCCGATCTCCCACAAAACCGAGTGGCACGAAGCTCCATGTCCCCCAGCCGGCCACACGACCGCGGCGCAGGCCGAAATCGGTTCCGCTCCGCCGGCCCTGAGCGCGCCGCGCCGGATCATCTTCCCGGAAAATCCGCTCGTTAAACTCGCGACCAGAATCGGCGAACAGAGTCCGCCCACCCTCGATCCACCGCCGGCGAAAACCATCGTCGTCGCCGCGGTTGACTCGACTCCTCCCGCGGCGCCAGGCGGCCCCGCGGAACCGGGTCGCCTGGTGTTCGCCGACCAACCGCTCGTCGTACCGCAAACGATCGTCCCGCCGAATCCCCCGGCACCGCCCGTCCCGGCCGCGAATACCCCCGGCTCGCGCCCGGACCTGCCGGCCGTGGACGCGAAAGGCTGGCCGGTCCTCACCGCGCAGGCTCCGGCTACTTCCGCGGACGGAAAGGCGACGCCCGCGCCCAGGAACCCGTGGCAGGGCATTCCGTCGCCGGCCGAGATCCGGGCTTTAACCAAACCGTCTGCATCGACGACTTCGAATCCGATACCGAAGCCGCCCGTCAACGCACGGGTGATTAACGCCCAGTACCTCGTGACGCGGCCCGAGGCCGGCGGGCAGATCATCCCCGTTCGGGCCGTCGCCGCCGCGCCTCCCGCGCCCGCGCCGGGCTCGTTTGAAGCGCAGCCCACGTTAGTCAAATACCTCACCGCGGAATACACTCGTGTCGCCGGGCCGTACATGCAGCCCAGCGCCGCCCAACTGGCGGCCCAACCGACGCAGGCCAAGTGCAGCGTCCAGAACGTCTCGCCCGCTCCGGGCTCGTTCGAGGCCCAGCCGACGTTAGTCAAATACCTCACCGCGGAATACACCCGGGCTGCCGGGCCGTATCTGCAGCCCAGCGCCGCCCAGCTGACGCAGGCCAAGTGTAGCGTCCAGAACGTCTCGCCTGCGCCGGGCTCGTTCGAGGCCCAGCCGACGTTAGTCAAATACCTCGCTGGGGGAACGGCCCAACCCATGCCGGCCGGCAGTCGTGTGTCGGGAAATGCACCCGGCCCGGCGCGGGATAATTACGCGGCCGCGTTCGCGGCCCAGCCGACCCTGCTCAAGTCGTGGTCTCAACTGTTCTCACGCTCCCCGGCGACCTCCTCGACATCCGTCCCCGTGGTTGGAGGCACCCAAACTCCACCGCGGGCGATGCCCGCACCGGCGGCCCCGATGCCGATGCCCCCGGTGGCGACCGCGCCCCAACCGCCCGCTCCCATGCCCGCGACGATTACCCCACGACCGGCGCCCCAGGCCACGATCCCGCCGCCCGACATCCCGCCGGCGACCTTGCCGCCGGACGCGCCCACGGAACTGCCGCCGATCGACGCCGTCAAGCCCGCGCCGGCGGAGCCCAAGAAACCCAAGGCGGGTCCGAAGAAGGAGCCGCCGGATACGATCCCGCCGGCCGTGGGCGTGATCGCGCCCGCGGGCGCGAGCTACGCGGCCGCGGCGCGACCGAGCCAGCGGCTGCGGTACCTTACCGTGGGCGGAGCCCGGCCGATGGACGTCGCGCATGCTGCGACCCGAGTATCCGTCGAGCCGCCGGACACGATCTTGCGGGTCGCCCTCGGGGCGATGTCGTCGCCGATGGTCGACGAGGTCGGGCCGTTCGCGACGGAGTTGTTTACCGCGCTACGGCCCACGATCCGCGAGCGGGCCGCGACCGCCCTTGCAGAAGGCCGGTACGGGTGGAAGCCCGAGATCAAAGCCCTCCTCGCGAAAGCCGCCCAAACCGACCCGGCGCCGACCGTCCGCGCGCACTGCATCCACGCCCTGTCCAAACTGGGGTATCACGAAACCAAGTACCTCGAATACCTGGAAGAAAGCGCCGTCAAGGATGAGCAGATGGTCCGCCAGGCTTCCCATCTCGCGCTGGCTAAACTCGAAAACTGA
- a CDS encoding transposase domain-containing protein, giving the protein MPQHGRSIDSESESLILDRLAGLTKVISPEVIEQALSDSDRVGQRRCQLSHRTMLWIVLTMGLLTHLPLRQVFKYARRMTLGGKTPALSSLCGQKCVVKENVFECAVCGRELPAVWNCDS; this is encoded by the coding sequence ATGCCACAGCACGGACGCAGTATCGACAGTGAATCGGAGAGCTTGATCCTGGATCGTTTGGCGGGACTGACCAAGGTGATCTCGCCGGAGGTCATCGAACAAGCCCTGTCGGACTCGGACCGGGTCGGACAACGCCGGTGCCAACTGTCGCACCGAACCATGCTGTGGATCGTCCTGACCATGGGCCTGCTGACCCACCTGCCGCTGCGTCAGGTGTTCAAGTACGCCCGGCGAATGACGTTGGGCGGAAAGACGCCGGCCCTCAGCAGCCTGTGCGGCCAGAAATGTGTGGTGAAAGAAAACGTTTTCGAGTGCGCGGTTTGTGGCCGCGAACTGCCGGCGGTTTGGAATTGCGATTCGTAG
- a CDS encoding AAA domain-containing protein: protein MATLHIDPLPRNATPGQVLRFVAEIGKIDGKRIGKIVFLGKGATVEVPDTHAAKLVTALDGATFRERPVRVRFATAPKRESGPGHFDLLARLLQLEADEERRQMKERAARGAAAGDGTSLTRLVIREEDIGLAGRLILTLARVNRDPLPPNRLQPGAPVLLTQTGTQRPASFRGVVSDRAERTIAVAFDQSDAEWPDDSQWRLDLSPDEASRQRQLAALARAGAAEGDRLAELRAVLLGERPPEFAVPAPDAPPERAKDAGRVATWLSPLNEPQRDAVEFALAAKDVAVIHGPPGTGKTTTVVELIRQAVRRGEKVLACAPSNAAVDNMLDKLIAAGEEPVRLGHPARVAPHLRDRALDLLVQAHPDARQARKFARDARALFRKADKWTKNKPMPGEKHALRAEARDLLAIARRTEQLAVERVINAAPIVCATLTGVDSETLAQRRFDLAVLDEACQSTEPASWVPLLRANRVVLAGDPCQLPPTILSPQAAEQGLEVSLMERVMALHGSAVSRLLTVQYRMHAEIMGFSSDEFYSGELVAHESVTTHRLCDLPGVRAEPLTELPVKFIDTAGASYDEEAEEDTESRLNPQEATLAAKYVRALLEAGVAPADVAVIAPYSGQVRRLRELLTGTGVEIDSVDGFQGREKEAVVISLVRSNPEGEIGFLGDVRRTNVALTRARRKLIVVGDSATLANHDFYQRMLTYFETVGAYSSVWEEA from the coding sequence ATGGCCACCCTCCACATCGACCCGCTGCCCCGCAACGCCACACCGGGGCAGGTTCTCCGCTTCGTCGCCGAGATCGGAAAGATCGACGGCAAGCGCATCGGGAAGATCGTTTTTCTCGGCAAAGGCGCGACGGTCGAGGTGCCGGACACGCACGCGGCCAAACTCGTGACCGCCCTCGACGGGGCGACGTTCCGCGAGCGGCCGGTGCGAGTCCGGTTCGCGACCGCCCCGAAGCGCGAATCCGGCCCCGGCCACTTCGATCTCCTGGCTCGCCTACTTCAACTCGAAGCCGACGAAGAACGCCGGCAAATGAAGGAGCGGGCGGCCCGCGGTGCCGCGGCCGGGGACGGCACCAGTCTGACACGCCTCGTCATCCGCGAGGAAGACATCGGCCTCGCCGGCCGCCTGATCCTCACGCTGGCTCGTGTTAACCGCGACCCGCTTCCCCCGAACCGCCTCCAACCCGGCGCGCCCGTCCTGCTCACCCAGACCGGCACACAGCGGCCGGCCAGTTTTCGTGGCGTGGTCAGCGACCGCGCCGAGCGTACGATCGCCGTCGCGTTCGACCAGTCCGATGCCGAGTGGCCGGACGACTCCCAGTGGCGGCTCGATCTCTCCCCGGACGAGGCGTCTCGTCAGCGGCAACTCGCCGCCCTCGCCCGAGCCGGCGCCGCCGAGGGTGACCGACTCGCGGAGCTTCGCGCGGTGCTACTGGGCGAGCGGCCGCCGGAATTCGCCGTACCCGCTCCCGACGCGCCGCCGGAGCGGGCGAAGGACGCAGGCCGGGTGGCGACGTGGCTGTCGCCACTCAACGAACCACAGCGGGACGCCGTCGAGTTCGCCCTTGCCGCGAAAGACGTGGCCGTCATCCACGGGCCGCCCGGGACCGGCAAGACGACGACCGTGGTCGAGCTGATCCGGCAGGCGGTCCGGCGTGGGGAGAAGGTCCTCGCGTGTGCGCCGAGCAACGCGGCGGTCGACAACATGCTCGACAAGCTGATCGCCGCCGGGGAAGAGCCGGTTCGCCTCGGCCACCCGGCCCGGGTCGCCCCCCACTTGCGCGACCGCGCGCTGGATCTACTGGTGCAGGCGCACCCGGACGCGCGGCAAGCGCGGAAGTTCGCCCGCGACGCCCGAGCCCTGTTCCGCAAAGCCGACAAGTGGACGAAGAACAAGCCGATGCCAGGCGAAAAGCACGCCCTCCGTGCCGAGGCCCGCGACCTGCTCGCCATCGCCCGGCGGACCGAACAGCTCGCCGTCGAGCGCGTCATCAATGCGGCCCCGATCGTCTGCGCGACCCTTACCGGCGTGGACAGTGAAACGCTCGCCCAGCGCCGCTTTGACCTCGCCGTGCTGGACGAAGCCTGTCAGAGTACCGAGCCGGCGAGCTGGGTTCCGCTGCTCCGCGCGAACCGCGTCGTCCTGGCCGGCGACCCCTGTCAGCTCCCGCCAACGATCCTTTCCCCCCAGGCGGCGGAGCAGGGGCTCGAGGTGAGCCTGATGGAGCGCGTGATGGCTCTCCACGGCTCGGCCGTCTCCCGCCTACTGACCGTCCAGTATCGGATGCACGCCGAGATCATGGGCTTCTCGTCCGACGAGTTTTACAGTGGCGAACTCGTCGCCCACGAGAGCGTGACCACACACCGGCTCTGCGACCTCCCCGGCGTCCGCGCGGAGCCACTGACGGAATTGCCGGTGAAGTTCATCGACACGGCCGGCGCGAGCTACGACGAGGAAGCGGAGGAAGACACTGAGAGCCGCCTCAACCCCCAGGAAGCCACGCTCGCCGCGAAATACGTTCGGGCGCTCCTCGAAGCGGGCGTCGCGCCGGCGGACGTGGCTGTGATCGCGCCGTACTCGGGCCAGGTCCGCCGCCTCCGTGAACTCCTCACAGGCACCGGCGTGGAGATTGACAGCGTGGATGGCTTCCAGGGACGGGAGAAAGAGGCGGTCGTCATTTCCTTGGTCCGCTCGAACCCGGAAGGCGAGATCGGCTTCCTCGGAGACGTCCGCCGTACCAACGTGGCACTCACGCGGGCTCGCCGCAAACTGATCGTCGTGGGCGACAGCGCGACGCTTGCGAACCACGATTTTTATCAGCGAATGTTGACGTATTTCGAGACGGTCGGGGCTTATTCGAGCGTATGGGAAGAAGCGTAG